From Calothrix sp. PCC 6303, a single genomic window includes:
- the fabG gene encoding 3-oxoacyl-[acyl-carrier-protein] reductase → MELLPENLQTLRGQVAIVTGASRGIGRAIALELSKQGATLVVNYAASSSAADAVVDTITQAGGNAVALQADVSKTEEVDALINAVMEKFKRVDILVNNAGITRDTLLLRMKQEDWQAVIDLNLTGVFLCTKAASKIMLKQRSGRIINITSVAGQMGNPGQANYSAAKAGVIGFTKSVAKELAPRGITVNAVAPGFIATDMTSNLGNTEEIIKFIPLGRYGQPEEIAGMVRFLASDSAAAYITGQVFNVDGGMVMA, encoded by the coding sequence ATGGAATTGTTGCCAGAAAACTTACAAACTTTGCGAGGACAAGTTGCAATTGTTACGGGTGCATCACGGGGAATTGGACGTGCGATCGCACTGGAATTATCCAAGCAGGGAGCCACTCTCGTTGTCAACTATGCAGCTTCCAGTAGTGCTGCCGATGCAGTAGTTGATACAATTACCCAAGCTGGAGGTAATGCAGTTGCTCTTCAAGCAGATGTTTCCAAAACTGAGGAAGTAGACGCACTCATCAACGCAGTTATGGAGAAATTCAAACGTGTTGATATTTTGGTGAATAATGCAGGTATTACCCGTGACACTTTACTTCTCCGCATGAAGCAAGAAGACTGGCAAGCAGTAATAGATCTCAACTTAACAGGTGTATTCCTTTGTACCAAAGCTGCTAGTAAAATTATGCTGAAGCAGCGCTCTGGACGCATCATTAATATTACCTCTGTTGCCGGACAAATGGGCAATCCTGGACAAGCTAATTACAGCGCTGCCAAAGCCGGAGTTATCGGGTTTACCAAAAGCGTTGCCAAAGAACTAGCACCCAGGGGAATCACTGTAAACGCTGTTGCCCCTGGCTTCATTGCTACTGATATGACAAGTAATCTAGGCAACACTGAAGAAATTATCAAATTTATTCCCCTGGGACGTTACGGACAACCAGAAGAAATCGCCGGAATGGTTCGCTTCCTTGCCTCTGATTCTGCTGCTGCATACATCACCGGGCAAGTTTTCAATGTCGATGGTGGTATGGTGATGGCGTAA
- the prmA gene encoding 50S ribosomal protein L11 methyltransferase: MANTWWELQITCEPELEDSIFWRLEDFGCRGTAIEKQGVTSVVKAYIPQFKVHFVDLAALSLWLRQDALCIGSSSPVMVWDLIDEQDWATSWKQYWHPQEIGDRFLINPAWLEPPTDSTRLIIKLDPGVAFGTGNHATTQLCLEALEMRFSDYGEGFKHQNNSTTNVVIADIGCGSGILSVGALMLGAKKAYAVDIDPLAVQATMENGIMNNINPDTLIAAEGSVEKVAALMSEPVDGIVCNILADVIIDLVPEISAIAKSTTWGIFSGILVEQSKSVVDALEKHGWIVAALWKRKEWCCLNVRRC, encoded by the coding sequence ATGGCTAATACTTGGTGGGAATTACAAATTACTTGTGAACCCGAACTCGAAGATTCAATTTTTTGGCGGCTAGAGGATTTTGGCTGTCGTGGTACAGCAATCGAGAAACAGGGAGTCACCAGCGTTGTAAAGGCTTATATACCCCAATTTAAGGTACATTTCGTCGATTTAGCAGCATTGTCCTTGTGGTTGCGTCAAGATGCTTTGTGCATTGGTTCATCTTCCCCTGTAATGGTATGGGATTTGATTGATGAACAAGATTGGGCAACTAGTTGGAAGCAATATTGGCATCCCCAGGAAATAGGCGATCGCTTTCTGATTAATCCGGCTTGGCTGGAACCACCAACTGATTCTACACGTTTAATTATTAAATTAGATCCTGGTGTTGCTTTTGGCACAGGGAACCATGCCACAACTCAACTTTGTTTAGAAGCCTTGGAAATGCGATTTAGTGACTATGGAGAAGGCTTTAAACATCAGAATAACTCAACTACGAATGTGGTAATTGCGGATATTGGTTGCGGTTCAGGTATCCTTTCGGTAGGAGCATTAATGTTGGGGGCAAAAAAAGCCTATGCAGTGGATATTGATCCTTTAGCAGTGCAAGCCACCATGGAAAATGGGATTATGAATAACATCAATCCTGATACTTTAATTGCCGCAGAAGGCAGCGTTGAAAAAGTTGCAGCACTGATGTCAGAACCAGTGGATGGAATTGTTTGTAATATCTTGGCAGATGTCATTATAGATCTGGTTCCAGAAATTAGTGCGATCGCTAAATCAACTACATGGGGAATATTTAGCGGTATCCTAGTGGAACAATCTAAAAGTGTTGTCGATGCTTTAGAAAAGCATGGTTGGATTGTAGCAGCACTTTGGAAGCGTAAAGAGTGGTGTTGTCTGAATGTTCGCCGTTGTTAA
- the trxA gene encoding thioredoxin: MATKKEFGSFEEMLISSDVPVLVDFYADWCGPCKIMSQVLEQVNAQLQGRMKVAKIDTEKYPQIATKYQIYALPTLILFKQGEPIDKIEGVMQAPDLVRHLEAKL; encoded by the coding sequence ATGGCGACAAAGAAAGAATTCGGTAGTTTTGAAGAAATGCTGATTAGCAGCGACGTACCTGTGTTGGTGGATTTTTATGCTGATTGGTGTGGTCCTTGTAAGATTATGAGTCAAGTTTTGGAACAAGTGAATGCTCAGTTACAAGGACGGATGAAGGTTGCCAAAATTGATACTGAAAAATATCCCCAAATTGCCACTAAGTATCAAATCTATGCTTTGCCAACACTGATTTTATTTAAGCAGGGCGAACCTATTGACAAAATTGAGGGTGTTATGCAGGCTCCCGATTTGGTGCGTCATTTGGAAGCAAAGTTGTAG
- the purH gene encoding bifunctional phosphoribosylaminoimidazolecarboxamide formyltransferase/IMP cyclohydrolase, with protein sequence MARLALLSVSDKTGLVELAKSLVAEFGFDIISSGGTAKTLKDAGVAVTKVSEYTGSPEILGGRVKTLHPRIHGGILARRDLPEHVEDLEKNQIRGIDLVVVNLYPFAETIAKPGVSLAEAVEQIDIGGPAMLRAASKNFAHLTVLCNPDQYAGYLEELRRGDAPSLEFRQQCALKGFLHTSSYDQAISTYLNNLTPDVESQGELPETLKISGKQIQALRYGENPHQPAAWYQTGETPSGWAAATKLQGKELSYNNLVDLEAARKIIAEFTDTPAATIIKHTNPCGTALGNTLHEAYTKAFNADSTSAFGGIVALNRELDADTATELTKTFLECIVAPSCSEAATEIIAKKTNLRVLVLPELGKGEKANIKVIAGGFLAQAADDMITDTSEWKFVTEKQPTDKELAELLFAWKICKHVKSNAIVVTRDRATIGVGAGQMNRVGSAKIALEQAGDKAQGGFLASDGFFPFDDSVRTAAAAGITAIVQPGGSMRDQDSIQAANELGLVMVFTGIRHFMH encoded by the coding sequence ATGGCGCGTTTAGCACTGCTGAGTGTATCAGATAAAACCGGATTAGTGGAACTGGCAAAAAGTTTGGTAGCAGAGTTTGGCTTTGATATTATCAGCAGTGGAGGTACTGCAAAAACTCTCAAAGATGCTGGTGTAGCTGTAACAAAAGTATCTGAATATACAGGTTCTCCAGAAATTTTAGGAGGAAGGGTAAAAACACTGCATCCCCGCATCCATGGTGGTATTTTAGCTCGCCGCGATTTACCTGAACATGTGGAGGATTTGGAAAAGAATCAAATTCGCGGCATTGATTTGGTGGTGGTTAATCTTTATCCCTTTGCAGAGACGATTGCGAAACCAGGAGTTAGTTTAGCGGAAGCTGTGGAACAAATCGATATTGGTGGACCTGCTATGCTAAGGGCAGCATCGAAAAATTTTGCTCACCTAACGGTGTTGTGTAATCCTGATCAATATGCTGGATACTTGGAGGAATTACGTCGTGGTGATGCACCTTCTCTAGAATTTAGGCAGCAATGCGCTTTAAAAGGATTTTTGCATACTTCCAGTTATGACCAGGCAATTTCAACCTATTTGAATAATTTAACTCCCGATGTTGAAAGTCAGGGAGAATTACCAGAAACCTTGAAAATATCTGGAAAACAAATCCAAGCATTACGTTATGGAGAAAACCCCCATCAACCCGCAGCTTGGTATCAAACTGGGGAAACCCCTAGCGGATGGGCTGCGGCAACAAAGTTACAGGGTAAGGAACTCAGTTATAATAATTTGGTGGATTTGGAAGCAGCGCGAAAAATTATTGCTGAATTCACCGATACACCCGCAGCAACAATTATCAAACATACCAATCCTTGTGGAACAGCTTTAGGAAATACCCTCCACGAAGCTTATACCAAAGCTTTTAATGCCGATTCCACTTCAGCCTTTGGGGGAATTGTCGCTTTGAATCGGGAACTTGATGCCGATACCGCAACAGAATTAACTAAGACATTTTTGGAATGCATAGTTGCACCAAGTTGTAGTGAAGCTGCAACAGAAATTATTGCGAAAAAGACAAATCTGAGAGTTTTGGTGTTGCCAGAATTGGGTAAGGGAGAAAAAGCAAATATCAAAGTCATCGCCGGGGGTTTTCTGGCTCAAGCCGCTGATGATATGATTACCGATACTAGTGAATGGAAATTTGTCACCGAGAAACAACCAACAGATAAAGAATTAGCAGAATTATTATTTGCTTGGAAAATTTGTAAACATGTCAAATCTAACGCCATCGTTGTCACACGCGATCGCGCTACCATTGGAGTTGGTGCTGGGCAAATGAATCGCGTTGGATCTGCTAAAATTGCCCTTGAACAAGCTGGCGATAAAGCCCAAGGTGGATTTTTAGCTAGTGATGGTTTTTTTCCTTTCGATGACTCTGTACGCACCGCAGCAGCAGCCGGAATTACCGCCATTGTTCAACCTGGTGGTAGCATGAGAGATCAAGATTCCATTCAAGCTGCTAACGAACTCGGTTTAGTGATGGTGTTTACCGGGATTCGCCATTTTATGCATTGA